One segment of Bradyrhizobium sp. CB2312 DNA contains the following:
- a CDS encoding arylsulfatase, with protein MSTGSIGGGLKRRDLLLSGSSLVAASALSAVGLTSPAQAQQPAPSPAAAGQRPNIVVIMGDDIGIWNIGAYHRGMMAGRTPNLDKIAAEGMLFTDYYAEASCTAGRANFITGELPIRTGMTTVGQAGAPTGLPAEAVTIATALKGMGYATGQFGKNHLGDKNEFLPTVHGFDEFFGYLYHLDAMEDPAHPGYPQDLLNVVGPRNMLHTWATDVDDATVDPRWGKVGKQRIEDAGTLYPKRMETVDDEIRDLALKFIEKAKADNKPFFLWLNPTRMHIVTHLSPRYQAMRNSKNGWTIHEAGMAQLDDDVGIVMQKLKDMGVDDNTIVIFTTDNGTEVFTWPDGGQTPFAQSKGTVMEGGFRVPAMIRWPGKVPAGKVENGIISGLDWFPTLLAAAGKPNIVEELKKGKHIGDRTYKCHLDGYNQMDMITGKGPSSRREIWYFGESELGAVRIDDFKYRFIDQPGGWLGEKSKVDVPYLTNLRLDPFERTGWPDSGTKFGAQQYFDWFKYEFWRFVFVQQEVEKLAMTAIEFPPMQRGASFNLDAVKAKIEAARAAVAK; from the coding sequence ATGAGCACGGGATCAATCGGCGGAGGATTGAAACGCCGCGATCTCTTGTTGAGTGGTAGTTCTCTCGTCGCTGCTTCGGCGCTCTCGGCCGTCGGATTGACGAGCCCGGCGCAAGCGCAGCAGCCGGCACCGTCGCCCGCAGCGGCCGGCCAGCGACCGAACATAGTCGTCATCATGGGAGACGACATCGGCATCTGGAATATCGGCGCGTACCACCGCGGGATGATGGCCGGGCGGACGCCAAACCTCGACAAGATCGCCGCCGAAGGCATGCTGTTCACCGATTACTACGCCGAGGCGAGTTGCACGGCGGGGCGCGCCAACTTCATCACCGGTGAGTTGCCGATCCGGACCGGCATGACCACAGTCGGCCAGGCCGGCGCTCCCACCGGCTTGCCGGCGGAGGCCGTGACCATTGCCACGGCGCTGAAAGGAATGGGCTATGCCACCGGCCAATTCGGCAAGAATCACCTTGGCGACAAGAACGAGTTTTTGCCGACGGTGCATGGCTTCGACGAGTTCTTCGGCTACCTGTATCACCTCGACGCAATGGAAGATCCGGCCCACCCCGGCTATCCGCAGGACCTGTTGAACGTCGTCGGTCCGCGCAACATGCTCCATACGTGGGCGACCGATGTCGACGATGCCACCGTGGACCCGCGCTGGGGCAAGGTGGGCAAGCAAAGGATCGAGGACGCCGGCACGCTCTATCCCAAGCGGATGGAAACCGTGGACGACGAAATCCGGGACCTTGCTTTGAAGTTCATTGAGAAGGCCAAGGCCGACAACAAGCCGTTCTTCCTGTGGCTCAATCCAACCCGCATGCACATCGTCACGCACTTGTCGCCAAGATACCAGGCGATGCGCAATTCCAAGAACGGCTGGACGATTCATGAAGCCGGCATGGCGCAGCTCGACGACGATGTCGGCATCGTTATGCAAAAGCTCAAGGACATGGGCGTGGATGACAACACCATTGTAATCTTCACTACCGACAACGGCACAGAGGTCTTCACCTGGCCGGATGGCGGACAGACGCCATTCGCGCAAAGCAAAGGCACCGTCATGGAAGGCGGTTTCCGTGTGCCGGCAATGATCCGCTGGCCTGGCAAGGTGCCGGCCGGCAAGGTCGAGAACGGCATCATCTCCGGGCTGGACTGGTTCCCGACCTTACTAGCCGCAGCCGGCAAACCGAACATTGTCGAGGAGTTGAAGAAGGGCAAACACATCGGGGACCGCACCTACAAGTGCCATCTGGACGGTTACAATCAGATGGACATGATCACCGGCAAAGGGCCGTCGAGCCGGCGCGAAATCTGGTACTTCGGCGAGAGCGAGCTGGGAGCCGTGCGCATCGACGACTTCAAGTATCGTTTCATCGACCAGCCTGGAGGCTGGCTGGGCGAAAAAAGCAAGGTTGACGTGCCCTATTTGACCAACCTTCGCCTCGATCCGTTCGAGCGGACGGGCTGGCCCGATAGCGGGACCAAATTTGGCGCGCAGCAATACTTCGACTGGTTCAAATATGAATTCTGGCGCTTCGTGTTCGTTCAGCAGGAGGTCGAGAAACTGGCCATGACGGCGATCGAGTTTCCGCCGATGCAGAGGGGGGCAAGCTTCAATCTAGACGCGGTGAAGGCCAAGATCGAAGCGGCGCGGGCGGCGGTAGCGAAATAA